A region from the Oceanidesulfovibrio marinus genome encodes:
- a CDS encoding dihydrodipicolinate synthase family protein, translating to MFALEGIYPAMLTPFTEDRQINEPVLREMVEFMITKGLHGLFPVSSCGEAIHLSHEEKCHLMDIVVDQAGGRVPVTPGVPATTADEAISLAHHANKIGCAAVVASAPYYYKATTSMMEQFFVRVAKESNMPVILYNIPLFSQPLPYDVVGRLACLPNVVGMKDSSGSIVDFLHYKDSAREAGGEIAMLTGREEGLLASLHMGGKGCMTATSGIMPEVMTGIYGAFQAGEYEAARVLQESILEPIRAMMFGAAFPVGFKLGLEARGFPMGPPRVDLSAKEADGVALLKERIASLLNPSNTS from the coding sequence GTGTTTGCTCTCGAAGGAATTTATCCAGCCATGCTCACCCCGTTTACGGAAGACCGGCAGATCAACGAGCCGGTCCTGCGTGAAATGGTGGAGTTCATGATCACAAAGGGTCTGCACGGCCTTTTCCCCGTAAGCTCGTGTGGTGAGGCTATCCACCTGAGCCATGAGGAGAAGTGCCACCTGATGGACATTGTGGTGGATCAGGCAGGGGGCAGGGTGCCTGTAACGCCGGGTGTTCCGGCCACGACGGCCGATGAGGCGATCAGCCTGGCGCATCATGCCAACAAGATAGGCTGCGCCGCAGTCGTTGCTTCAGCGCCGTACTATTACAAGGCCACAACATCCATGATGGAACAGTTCTTTGTCCGTGTGGCCAAAGAAAGCAACATGCCTGTGATCCTGTACAACATTCCGTTGTTCTCGCAGCCGCTGCCGTACGACGTCGTGGGGCGTCTGGCGTGTCTGCCCAATGTAGTGGGCATGAAGGACTCCAGCGGCAGCATCGTGGATTTTCTCCACTACAAGGACAGTGCGCGCGAGGCCGGCGGCGAGATCGCCATGCTCACGGGCCGCGAGGAAGGTCTGCTGGCCAGCCTGCACATGGGCGGGAAGGGCTGCATGACGGCCACCTCCGGGATCATGCCCGAGGTCATGACCGGGATCTACGGCGCTTTCCAGGCTGGAGAGTATGAAGCAGCCAGAGTCCTTCAGGAAAGCATTCTCGAACCCATCCGCGCCATGATGTTCGGCGCCGCTTTCCCCGTCGGCTTCAAGCTCGGTCTGGAGGCTCGCGGCTTCCCCATGGGACCGCCGCGCGTGGATCTGAGCGCGAAAGAGGCCGATGGCGTCGCACTGTTGAAGGAGCGGATCGCCTCTCTGCTCAATCCGTCGAATACGTCCTAA
- a CDS encoding IclR family transcriptional regulator codes for MEKAKQSGQIPAISRAVAVLDFVGLKPGCSFTTIHSELGLPKSSAYMLIKTLVSLGLLRISSGGGYTLGLRLFELGALSVRHLDVRKEALPLMRKLTDEVQLTSHLGILEGAEGVYLAKVECNQAIIVNSWEGKRVSLNTSALGKSLLLSAGPELFNELVRTLPLHQATKNSIITREAFIEHIEEARRKGWTIDDEEADAGTRCVGTPVYGIQGPPLSLSVAGPSNQVPYRRMEELAHSLMEVSRQLSHSLGVRLPTR; via the coding sequence ATGGAAAAAGCAAAACAGAGTGGCCAGATTCCTGCAATTTCACGGGCTGTTGCAGTGCTCGACTTTGTCGGGCTCAAGCCCGGTTGCAGCTTCACTACTATTCATTCTGAGCTCGGCCTGCCCAAAAGCAGCGCCTACATGCTCATCAAAACGTTGGTCTCCCTCGGCCTCTTACGCATTTCTTCCGGTGGTGGCTACACCCTCGGGCTGCGGCTTTTCGAGCTCGGCGCGCTCTCCGTTCGGCATCTCGATGTCCGGAAAGAAGCGCTGCCGTTGATGCGGAAGCTGACAGACGAGGTGCAGCTGACCAGCCACCTGGGAATCCTGGAAGGGGCCGAGGGCGTATACTTGGCAAAGGTGGAGTGCAATCAGGCAATTATCGTCAACTCGTGGGAAGGCAAGCGCGTGTCGTTGAACACCTCGGCGCTCGGCAAGAGCCTGCTGCTTTCCGCAGGCCCCGAGCTGTTCAATGAGCTTGTGCGGACCTTGCCCCTCCATCAGGCCACGAAGAACTCCATCATCACGCGCGAGGCTTTTATCGAGCACATCGAGGAGGCCCGGCGCAAGGGTTGGACCATTGACGACGAGGAGGCCGACGCCGGCACGCGATGCGTCGGCACGCCGGTGTACGGAATCCAGGGACCGCCCCTTTCCCTGAGTGTGGCCGGCCCGTCGAACCAGGTTCCATACCGCCGCATGGAGGAGCTCGCCCACAGCCTCATGGAAGTATCACGACAGCTTTCGCACAGTCTGGGTGTGCGTTTGCCCACGAGATAA
- a CDS encoding TRAP transporter small permease: MPEYLAPARMEADMRVLKMVDQYLEEVIVVILLAGMTFLVGLQVIMRYVMQDSLSWSEELARYLFIWMVNIGISYGVKKKRHISIDAINLFLTEKKAAYLSVLADVLFLTFAVIIVRYGAEVVQRIGITGQTTPALEISMQLVYCALPVGFTLVCFRLLQSIYKKVKLIQQGNFGEIEKAAG, encoded by the coding sequence GTGCCGGAGTATCTGGCTCCGGCACGGATGGAGGCGGACATGCGTGTCTTAAAGATGGTGGATCAATATCTGGAAGAAGTAATCGTTGTAATTCTTCTTGCAGGGATGACATTCCTCGTCGGACTTCAGGTCATCATGCGGTATGTGATGCAGGACTCTTTGTCCTGGTCCGAGGAGCTCGCCAGGTATCTGTTTATCTGGATGGTAAACATCGGCATCAGCTACGGAGTGAAGAAGAAAAGGCACATCAGCATCGATGCCATCAATCTGTTCCTGACGGAAAAGAAAGCAGCCTATTTATCTGTTCTCGCAGATGTGCTGTTCTTAACGTTTGCAGTCATCATCGTGCGGTATGGTGCAGAGGTTGTTCAGCGAATAGGTATTACAGGTCAAACGACTCCAGCCCTGGAAATATCAATGCAATTAGTCTATTGCGCACTGCCTGTCGGATTTACACTGGTGTGCTTCAGGCTATTGCAGTCGATATACAAGAAGGTGAAGCTGATTCAGCAGGGCAACTTTGGTGAAATAGAGAAAGCTGCGGGTTAG
- a CDS encoding TRAP transporter substrate-binding protein, which yields MHLAWVFFKEKVEARTNGDIRVEIYPNAALGNDRELYEAVMLGDVTCCSGSSSPLAAFVPDLFVLDVPFTFPSREAVWKALDGPLGQALDKKMAAKGIVNLGYWENGFRNITNNIRPIREAKDLEGIKLRTMENPIHMAAWKALGANPTPMSFGEVFTALQQGTVDGQENPYALIYNCKFFEVQKYISNTRHIFTSYIPVINKEFLDDLSDEEREIILTTGKEMRDYQRNLAVELEDKCRKGILDSGIEFADLTPEERSTFRIAIEPALEMAEERVSPETIEIFRNTVLK from the coding sequence ATGCATCTCGCGTGGGTCTTCTTCAAGGAAAAGGTCGAAGCCAGGACCAACGGCGACATCCGTGTCGAAATCTATCCCAATGCGGCCCTCGGCAACGACCGCGAGCTGTACGAAGCCGTCATGCTCGGCGACGTGACCTGCTGCTCCGGCTCCAGCTCTCCTCTGGCCGCTTTCGTTCCCGATCTCTTCGTTCTGGACGTACCCTTTACGTTCCCCTCCCGCGAGGCCGTGTGGAAGGCGCTCGACGGTCCGCTGGGCCAGGCCCTGGACAAGAAGATGGCCGCCAAGGGCATCGTGAACCTGGGCTACTGGGAAAACGGTTTCCGCAACATTACCAACAACATCCGCCCCATCCGCGAAGCCAAGGACCTGGAAGGCATCAAGCTGCGCACCATGGAGAACCCCATCCACATGGCCGCCTGGAAAGCGCTTGGCGCCAACCCCACGCCCATGTCCTTCGGCGAGGTCTTCACCGCGCTGCAGCAGGGCACCGTGGACGGCCAGGAAAACCCCTACGCCCTGATCTACAACTGCAAGTTCTTTGAAGTGCAGAAGTATATCTCCAACACCCGCCACATCTTCACCTCCTACATTCCGGTCATCAACAAGGAGTTCCTGGACGATCTGAGCGACGAAGAACGCGAGATCATCCTCACCACGGGCAAAGAGATGCGCGACTACCAGCGCAACCTGGCCGTCGAGCTGGAAGACAAGTGCCGCAAGGGCATCCTGGACAGCGGCATCGAGTTCGCCGACCTCACGCCCGAAGAACGCAGCACCTTCCGCATCGCCATCGAACCTGCCCTCGAGATGGCTGAAGAGCGCGTCTCTCCTGAGACCATCGAGATCTTCCGGAATACAGTGCTGAAGTAG
- a CDS encoding CheR family methyltransferase has translation MARPAVKVSREVLQFPIVAIGASAGGLETLTALFKALPGDTGAAYVIITHMQADHKSMLGELLAGHTDMKVLASSQDLLLRPDTIHVIPPGHCMTISGGRLQLCKGVDEPLHRTIDTFMSSLARDQGDNAVCVILSGTGCDGAGGVREVRESGGLVIVQEPSTAAHPGMPACAKETGLADLSLNIHEIAARLAEHLRLSRQEALKPGAEEDQETREQVQRILGSLNHETAHDFSAYKTNTIIRRIHKRMLLSAMSSLGDYAAFVEKDNDERAALIGDLLIGVTRFFRDADAFSRIRKEVLPEIFRGKGEGEPVRMWVAGCSTGEEAYSLAMLAAERGEKADKAHDIKIFATDVDTRSLETAKRGFYPATIAEDISPELLKKYFKATSGGFEVAPRLRDLIVFAEHDLLKDPPFTNLDFVSCRNLLIYLVNDAQAKVVSFLHYALRPKGLLFLGPSESLGGQGGLFEPLDKKWRIYRRKEGIKDRVRLPHIPRQALGNRFTVQDLDNQRPEPRELLGQALIDLYGRPSLLVDLDLNVLHIHGDVNAFLNFTPGGITSHLYKLARKPLRLQLRSAVGKALKGKEAVEVRGIRLEEGAGLVDLMVKPLEMYGGQYLLIAFEEVQGIENVDPNFQLEGCIDRALVEQLENELDSSRSQHQEAVDAYEDVNEELRSSNEELLSMNEELQSSYEELETGKEELQALNEELSISNCELQAKIDELALSQTFLGNLLESTKVATVFLDRDMRIFRFTPVAAEIFRIVDTDVGRPIDHVVNILRSETIKEDSRRVLDTLQPLEREVQSRQGKWYLKRIIPYVGPKGDVDGVVITFAEITDLKHAQEQLGQLNAELEARVEERTAQLEASSRRAERRAAELDAAMNAITEGVVVFGPEAEVQRINASAETLVGIAPGAIAADVNQRIRSLNISIPGHGPAKREDLPSWRAVHGEVVHGQDLLWQTQDHEEPIYLSVSAAPIRGADGPILGAVVTFRDCTQEREAAQALRDREERLKLALESGRMGMWEWNMHTGSSLWSDREYELLGLPAGDGRESAERFFERVHPDDRPQARASLEAAVEQGGDLQEEMRIIRPDGEIRWLAAVGRMYHDEKGHPLRVVGVHYDITERKQAEEEIRNLARFPEENPNPVMRFDGDGTIIYANKASAQFLEHWSSKVGEPPSDELRKLIAATLKEGKVSMSEVELPGQTFAVGLAPVRDGGYVNLYGLDITERKQIEMALRESEENYRQLASVFPIAVYTCDEDGIITYYNDHAVKVWGRRPRLENADQRYCTSLDMFRLDGSAMPHDERPMVQALSRGESFRGREVMIKQPDGMPVIISVNIDPIRDGQGQIIGAINAFIDVTRNKQAEEALQKTEQAQRKTLEQLQFIVEATDLGIWSNPLPLGKLEWNRQIKEHFWLSPDEEADLEFFFDRLHPDDREPTRLAIEEALETGGIFDENYRTIAPNGQEKWIRAIGQVSYDEKGEPERFSGITQDVTLQKQTEVELTYAKEQAEAANKAKSTFLANMSHEIRTPMNGILGMAELALMSRPGAEVREYLEVLRSSGDHLMDIINDILDLSKIEAGKVMLAQAPFSVEKELGSVLLPMRRSASDRGLELNVSISPDVPPQLRGDPGRLRQILVNLIGNAIKFTPEGWVEVRVAVDETAGSDVRLRFEVEDTGVGIPGDELEQIFESFAQGWASAHPQYGGTGLGLTISRELVEFLGGEIWVESELGKGSTFYFTAHFDVDTAEQEAHDADAAEVTASGFRPLKVLLAEDNPVNQVVMLHMLERAGHDALLAGDGRKALELLAEGGFDVVLMDIQMPEINGDEAVRRIRAGEIEGVARDIPVIALTAYAMEGDRERFIETGMDYYLAKPVEYAQLCKALDEVASKPGCARQPPAGTDDS, from the coding sequence ATGGCCAGACCGGCAGTCAAGGTCTCTCGTGAAGTCTTGCAGTTTCCCATCGTCGCCATTGGCGCTTCTGCCGGTGGGCTTGAGACGCTGACGGCTCTTTTCAAGGCGCTGCCCGGAGACACCGGGGCCGCCTACGTGATCATCACCCACATGCAGGCGGACCATAAAAGCATGCTGGGGGAGCTGCTTGCCGGCCACACCGATATGAAGGTTCTTGCGTCCAGCCAGGACCTGCTCCTGAGGCCCGACACCATCCACGTCATCCCGCCCGGCCACTGCATGACCATCTCCGGAGGCAGGCTGCAGCTCTGCAAGGGGGTGGACGAGCCCCTGCACCGCACCATCGATACCTTCATGTCCTCCCTGGCCAGAGACCAGGGCGACAACGCCGTGTGCGTCATCCTGTCCGGCACTGGCTGCGACGGGGCCGGCGGCGTACGCGAGGTCCGGGAGTCTGGCGGGCTTGTCATCGTCCAGGAGCCGTCCACAGCCGCCCACCCCGGCATGCCGGCCTGCGCCAAGGAAACGGGCCTGGCAGACCTGAGCCTTAATATTCATGAGATCGCGGCCCGGCTGGCGGAGCACCTGCGTTTGTCCCGCCAGGAGGCCCTCAAGCCCGGAGCCGAGGAGGATCAGGAGACACGCGAGCAGGTGCAGCGGATTCTGGGGAGCCTCAACCACGAGACAGCCCATGACTTCTCGGCCTACAAGACGAACACCATCATCCGCCGCATCCATAAGCGGATGCTGCTTTCCGCCATGTCGTCGCTCGGCGATTATGCGGCTTTCGTGGAAAAGGACAACGACGAGCGTGCGGCGCTGATCGGGGATCTGCTCATCGGCGTGACGCGCTTTTTTCGCGATGCAGACGCCTTCTCGCGAATTCGCAAGGAGGTCCTGCCCGAGATTTTTCGCGGCAAGGGGGAGGGCGAGCCCGTGCGCATGTGGGTGGCGGGCTGCTCCACCGGCGAGGAAGCGTACTCCCTGGCCATGCTGGCGGCCGAACGCGGTGAGAAGGCCGACAAGGCCCACGACATAAAGATATTCGCGACCGACGTGGATACGCGATCGCTGGAGACCGCAAAGCGTGGGTTCTATCCGGCCACCATCGCCGAAGATATCTCGCCAGAGCTGCTGAAAAAGTACTTCAAAGCTACCTCCGGCGGTTTCGAGGTCGCCCCCCGTCTGCGGGACCTCATCGTCTTTGCCGAGCACGACCTGCTCAAGGACCCGCCCTTTACCAACCTCGACTTCGTGTCCTGCCGCAACCTGCTCATCTATCTTGTCAACGACGCGCAGGCCAAGGTTGTTTCCTTTTTACACTATGCCCTGCGGCCCAAGGGGCTGCTCTTCCTGGGGCCTTCCGAGAGCCTGGGCGGCCAGGGCGGGCTTTTCGAGCCGCTGGACAAGAAGTGGCGTATCTACAGGCGCAAGGAAGGCATCAAGGACAGAGTGCGGCTGCCACACATTCCGCGCCAGGCGCTGGGCAACAGATTTACAGTACAGGATCTGGACAACCAGAGGCCGGAGCCCAGGGAGCTTCTGGGACAGGCGCTCATCGATCTGTATGGCCGGCCTTCCCTTCTGGTGGATCTGGACCTCAATGTGCTGCACATCCACGGGGACGTGAACGCCTTCCTCAACTTCACGCCGGGCGGCATAACCAGCCATTTGTACAAGCTGGCCCGCAAGCCCTTGCGTCTCCAGCTCCGGTCCGCAGTAGGCAAGGCGCTGAAGGGCAAGGAGGCAGTGGAGGTGCGGGGCATTCGCCTGGAGGAGGGCGCTGGCCTCGTCGACCTCATGGTCAAGCCGCTGGAGATGTACGGCGGACAGTACCTGCTCATCGCCTTCGAAGAGGTCCAGGGGATCGAAAATGTCGATCCGAATTTCCAGCTCGAAGGGTGTATAGACCGCGCTTTGGTGGAGCAGCTCGAAAACGAGCTGGACAGCTCGCGCAGCCAGCATCAGGAGGCTGTGGATGCCTACGAGGACGTCAACGAGGAGCTGAGAAGCTCCAACGAAGAACTCCTCAGTATGAACGAGGAGCTGCAATCCAGCTACGAGGAGCTGGAGACGGGCAAGGAGGAGCTGCAGGCCCTGAACGAGGAGCTTTCCATCTCCAACTGCGAGCTGCAGGCCAAGATCGACGAGCTCGCCCTTTCCCAGACGTTTCTGGGGAACCTGCTGGAAAGCACCAAAGTGGCCACGGTTTTCCTCGATCGGGACATGCGCATTTTCCGCTTCACGCCGGTGGCGGCGGAGATCTTCCGCATTGTGGACACCGATGTGGGGCGCCCCATCGACCATGTGGTCAACATCCTGAGATCCGAGACCATCAAGGAAGACTCCCGCCGCGTGCTCGATACGTTGCAGCCCCTGGAGCGCGAAGTGCAGAGCCGCCAGGGAAAGTGGTATCTCAAGCGCATCATCCCTTATGTGGGCCCAAAAGGTGACGTGGACGGCGTGGTCATCACCTTTGCCGAAATCACGGACCTGAAGCACGCCCAGGAGCAGCTGGGCCAGCTGAACGCCGAGCTGGAGGCGCGAGTGGAAGAGCGGACGGCCCAGCTCGAAGCATCGAGCAGGAGAGCCGAGCGCCGCGCCGCCGAGCTGGACGCGGCCATGAACGCCATCACCGAAGGGGTGGTGGTCTTCGGGCCCGAAGCCGAGGTGCAGCGGATCAACGCGTCCGCCGAGACCCTGGTGGGAATTGCACCAGGCGCAATCGCAGCGGACGTGAACCAGCGGATCAGGTCGTTGAATATCTCCATTCCAGGCCACGGGCCGGCGAAGAGGGAAGATCTGCCCAGCTGGCGGGCCGTGCATGGCGAGGTCGTGCATGGACAGGATCTGCTGTGGCAGACTCAGGACCATGAGGAGCCCATCTACCTCTCGGTCAGCGCAGCGCCCATTCGGGGGGCCGATGGCCCAATCCTGGGCGCCGTGGTCACCTTCCGCGACTGCACGCAGGAGCGCGAGGCGGCGCAGGCCCTGCGCGATCGCGAGGAGCGGCTCAAGCTGGCCCTGGAAAGCGGGCGGATGGGCATGTGGGAGTGGAACATGCACACCGGCAGCTCGCTCTGGAGCGACAGGGAGTACGAGCTGCTCGGCCTCCCTGCTGGAGACGGGCGCGAGAGCGCTGAGAGGTTTTTCGAGAGGGTCCATCCGGACGATCGGCCACAGGCCAGGGCGAGCCTGGAGGCTGCGGTGGAGCAGGGCGGCGATCTGCAGGAGGAGATGCGCATCATTCGGCCGGACGGGGAAATCCGTTGGCTGGCCGCCGTGGGACGTATGTACCATGACGAGAAGGGGCACCCCCTGCGTGTGGTCGGGGTCCACTACGACATTACCGAGCGCAAGCAGGCTGAAGAGGAGATTCGGAATCTGGCCAGGTTCCCCGAGGAGAACCCCAATCCGGTCATGCGCTTCGATGGCGATGGGACCATCATCTACGCGAACAAGGCCAGCGCCCAGTTTCTCGAGCACTGGAGCTCCAAGGTGGGCGAACCGCCGTCCGATGAGCTCCGGAAGTTGATAGCGGCCACCCTGAAAGAGGGCAAGGTCAGCATGTCCGAGGTGGAGCTGCCCGGCCAGACATTCGCCGTGGGCCTGGCTCCGGTCCGTGACGGCGGCTACGTCAACCTCTATGGCCTGGACATCACCGAGCGCAAGCAGATTGAAATGGCCCTGCGCGAGAGTGAAGAGAACTACCGACAGCTTGCCTCGGTCTTCCCCATAGCCGTGTACACCTGCGATGAAGACGGGATTATCACCTACTATAATGACCACGCGGTCAAAGTCTGGGGACGCAGGCCACGATTGGAGAATGCCGATCAGCGTTACTGCACCTCCCTGGACATGTTCCGGCTGGACGGATCGGCCATGCCGCATGACGAGCGGCCCATGGTGCAGGCCCTGAGCAGGGGCGAGAGCTTCCGCGGCCGGGAGGTGATGATCAAGCAGCCTGACGGAATGCCTGTCATCATATCGGTCAACATCGATCCGATACGCGATGGCCAGGGACAGATTATCGGCGCCATCAACGCCTTTATCGACGTAACCAGGAACAAGCAGGCCGAAGAAGCTCTGCAAAAGACCGAACAGGCGCAGAGGAAAACCCTGGAGCAGCTTCAGTTTATCGTCGAGGCCACGGACCTGGGCATCTGGTCCAACCCCCTTCCCCTCGGGAAGCTCGAATGGAACCGGCAGATCAAGGAGCACTTCTGGCTCTCCCCTGATGAGGAAGCGGACCTGGAATTTTTCTTCGACAGGCTGCACCCCGACGACCGGGAGCCCACCAGGCTCGCCATCGAAGAAGCTTTGGAAACAGGCGGCATTTTCGATGAGAACTACCGCACCATAGCTCCTAATGGGCAGGAGAAGTGGATTCGGGCCATCGGTCAGGTCTCCTATGACGAAAAGGGCGAGCCCGAACGCTTTTCCGGCATTACCCAGGATGTGACCCTGCAGAAGCAGACCGAGGTCGAGCTCACCTACGCCAAGGAGCAGGCCGAGGCCGCCAACAAAGCGAAGTCCACCTTCCTGGCCAACATGAGCCATGAGATCCGGACGCCCATGAACGGCATTCTGGGTATGGCGGAGCTGGCCTTGATGAGCAGGCCCGGGGCGGAGGTGCGCGAGTACCTCGAAGTGCTGCGGAGCTCGGGTGATCATCTGATGGATATCATCAATGATATTCTGGACCTGTCAAAGATAGAGGCCGGCAAGGTGATGCTGGCCCAGGCTCCGTTCTCAGTCGAAAAAGAGCTCGGCAGCGTGCTGCTGCCAATGCGTCGCTCGGCCAGCGATCGAGGGCTGGAGCTGAACGTGTCGATATCGCCGGATGTGCCGCCGCAGCTCCGGGGTGACCCGGGCCGGCTCCGCCAGATTCTGGTCAATCTGATCGGCAACGCCATCAAGTTCACCCCTGAAGGCTGGGTGGAGGTCCGGGTGGCCGTCGATGAGACCGCCGGCAGCGACGTGCGGCTGCGCTTCGAGGTGGAGGATACGGGCGTGGGCATCCCCGGGGACGAGCTGGAGCAGATCTTCGAAAGCTTCGCCCAGGGCTGGGCCTCGGCGCATCCGCAATATGGCGGCACAGGCCTGGGCCTGACTATTTCCCGCGAGCTGGTCGAGTTCCTTGGCGGAGAGATCTGGGTGGAGAGCGAGCTTGGCAAAGGCAGCACCTTCTACTTCACAGCCCACTTTGATGTGGATACAGCGGAGCAGGAAGCGCACGACGCCGACGCGGCCGAGGTCACAGCCTCCGGATTCCGTCCGCTCAAGGTGCTTCTGGCCGAGGACAACCCGGTCAACCAGGTCGTGATGCTGCACATGCTCGAACGCGCAGGCCACGACGCCCTGCTGGCGGGCGACGGCCGCAAGGCTCTGGAGCTCCTGGCCGAAGGCGGTTTCGATGTGGTGCTGATGGATATCCAGATGCCGGAGATCAACGGCGACGAGGCCGTACGCCGCATCCGGGCTGGCGAGATCGAAGGCGTGGCCAGGGACATCCCGGTCATAGCGCTCACCGCCTACGCCATGGAGGGTGACCGCGAGCGTTTTATCGAAACAGGCATGGACTACTACCTTGCCAAGCCCGTGGAGTACGCCCAGCTCTGCAAGGCGCTGGATGAAGTGGCGAGCAAACCTGGATGCGCCAGGCAACCACCGGCGGGTACAGACGACTCATGA